A genomic segment from Candidatus Zixiibacteriota bacterium encodes:
- a CDS encoding ABC transporter ATP-binding protein, which yields MIKVENLKKSFGEITAVDEISFSIEVGEVFGLLGPNGAGKTTTINMIVGVLKPDSGTVNINGEADPTKAEIRRQIGNSPQAIALYEGLTAKENLEFLGRLYRLSGKKLKERVEWALEFAGLTERRKSKVATFSGGMKRRLNMAGALVHDPPVLLFDEPTVGVDPQSRNMIFDSIEGLKKQGRTIVYTTHYMEEAQRLCDRVAIMDNGKILAMGDVDDLTAQYGGKAIIEAEVENKAEIPNNFPGEYDGNRLKIETSDPMKDLARLAQAGLKFKHLRVDRPNLEKVFLSLTGRNLKD from the coding sequence ATGATCAAAGTTGAAAATCTGAAAAAATCTTTTGGCGAAATTACCGCCGTTGATGAAATTTCTTTCTCGATTGAGGTCGGTGAAGTCTTCGGGCTTCTGGGTCCTAACGGAGCCGGCAAAACGACAACGATAAATATGATTGTCGGAGTCTTGAAACCTGATTCCGGGACCGTCAATATCAACGGCGAAGCCGATCCGACCAAGGCCGAAATCCGCCGTCAAATAGGAAACTCGCCTCAGGCGATCGCCTTATACGAAGGGCTCACCGCTAAGGAAAACCTGGAGTTTTTGGGGCGGTTATATCGACTATCGGGGAAAAAGCTTAAAGAGCGGGTCGAATGGGCGCTCGAATTCGCCGGTTTGACCGAACGACGCAAAAGCAAGGTCGCTACTTTCTCGGGCGGGATGAAAAGACGATTAAATATGGCCGGAGCTCTGGTTCACGATCCCCCCGTTTTACTTTTTGATGAGCCGACTGTCGGCGTTGATCCGCAATCGCGAAATATGATTTTTGACAGCATTGAGGGGCTTAAAAAGCAGGGTCGGACTATCGTTTATACTACGCATTACATGGAAGAAGCTCAGAGATTATGCGACCGGGTCGCGATAATGGATAACGGCAAGATACTGGCTATGGGTGATGTTGACGATTTGACCGCTCAATATGGTGGTAAGGCGATAATCGAAGCCGAAGTTGAAAACAAGGCGGAGATTCCAAACAATTTTCCCGGTGAATATGATGGCAATCGGTTGAAGATTGAAACTTCTGACCCGATGAAAGACCTGGCGCGGCTGGCGCAGGCTGGACTGAAATTTAAACATTTACGCGTCGATAGGCCCAATCTTGAAAAAGTATTTTTAAGCCTGACAGGAAGGAACCTGAAAGACTGA
- the uvrA gene encoding excinuclease ABC subunit UvrA codes for MADSQYLFIKGAREHNLKNISVRIPRNKLCVITGLSGSGKSSLAFDTIYAEGQRRYVESLSAYARQFLGLMEKPDVDFIEGLSPAISIEQRTSARNPRSTVGTVTEIYDYLRLLYARVGTPHCFNCGKPITQQSASQIVDSVMSFENGTKIIILAPLVRGRKGEHREIIDEARRQGFIRLRVDGKIYEVEDEIELDKKKKHTVEAVVDRLVVRSRSVRRITDSLETALKVAQGTVIIQAKDKEYLFSEQYACLNCNISYEEPAPRLFSFNSPYGACPSCGGLGTKMEVDPELIVPDPNKSLLNGAISPWASDSANWYRYMLKGLAEHYKFKMTTPFNKLPKKIQEILMDGSGREKIKFQYEHSNGRGSGQYESNFEGVVKHLERRYKQTESDGIRVWIENFMSITDCPACHGTRLRREALSILINKTNIHDLTGMSIKDVKVFFDKLKLTKTKEMIARQILKELRERLGFLVNVGLDYLTLSRPASTLSGGEAQRIRLATQIGSRLVGVLYILDEPSIGLHQRDNHRLLTMLNELRDLGNTVLVVEHDRETILSADYVVDLGPGAGKQGGHVIAEGKPTAIKRNSKSLTGQYLSGKKSIPVPKERRNGNGKRVRLFKAAGNNLKKISVDIPLGLFICVTGVSGSGKSTLINETLYRIMARQFYRSRQAPLEYGSIRGLQNIDKVIDIDQSPIGRTPRSNPATYTGVFTPIRELYANLPESKVRGYMPGRFSFNVKGGRCESCQGDGIIKIEMHFLPDVYVPCQECKGKRYNKETLEITYKGKNISDVLAMTADEGLEFFTNIPLIRRKLQTIKNVGLGYICLGQQATTLSGGEAQRVKLSTELSKIATGKTMYILDEPTTGLHFEDIKMLLGVLQELVERGNTVLVIEHNLDVVKTADYIIDLGPEGGDDGGMVVASGTPEEVAKVKKSYTGQFLKNELGG; via the coding sequence ATGGCCGACTCGCAGTATTTATTTATAAAAGGGGCGCGGGAGCATAATCTAAAAAATATTTCGGTCAGGATTCCGCGTAATAAATTGTGCGTCATCACCGGCTTGTCCGGGTCGGGGAAATCATCGTTGGCTTTTGATACGATTTATGCCGAAGGGCAAAGGCGATACGTGGAATCGTTGTCGGCCTATGCTCGCCAGTTTCTGGGGTTGATGGAAAAACCGGATGTCGATTTTATCGAAGGATTGTCTCCGGCGATTTCGATCGAACAACGAACTTCGGCCCGCAATCCCCGCTCAACAGTGGGAACCGTCACCGAAATTTATGATTACCTGCGTCTTTTGTACGCCCGCGTCGGGACGCCTCATTGCTTCAATTGCGGCAAACCGATTACCCAGCAGTCGGCCAGTCAGATTGTAGATTCGGTCATGTCCTTTGAGAACGGGACTAAAATTATTATCCTCGCGCCTCTGGTGCGGGGCCGCAAAGGCGAACATCGGGAAATTATCGATGAGGCTCGCCGCCAGGGATTCATTCGTTTACGCGTTGACGGTAAGATTTATGAAGTCGAAGACGAAATCGAATTGGACAAGAAGAAAAAGCATACGGTCGAGGCCGTTGTCGATCGGCTTGTCGTCCGCTCCCGGTCGGTGCGCCGGATAACCGATTCATTGGAGACGGCTTTGAAAGTCGCTCAGGGGACGGTTATTATCCAGGCCAAAGATAAGGAATACCTGTTCTCGGAACAGTACGCCTGCCTCAATTGCAATATCTCGTATGAAGAACCGGCTCCCAGGCTGTTTTCGTTCAACTCCCCTTACGGAGCCTGCCCGTCGTGCGGAGGCCTCGGAACAAAGATGGAAGTTGATCCGGAATTGATTGTTCCCGACCCGAATAAATCTCTTTTGAATGGAGCCATCTCGCCGTGGGCATCCGATTCAGCCAACTGGTACCGTTATATGCTCAAGGGATTGGCGGAGCATTACAAATTCAAGATGACAACACCGTTTAACAAATTGCCTAAAAAAATTCAGGAAATATTGATGGACGGTTCCGGACGGGAAAAGATAAAGTTTCAGTATGAGCATTCCAACGGACGGGGTTCGGGGCAGTACGAGTCGAATTTCGAGGGCGTTGTCAAACATCTGGAGCGGAGATATAAGCAAACCGAATCCGACGGCATCAGGGTCTGGATTGAAAATTTTATGTCGATAACCGATTGCCCGGCCTGTCATGGGACGCGCCTGCGCCGGGAAGCGTTGTCGATTCTGATCAATAAAACCAATATCCATGATCTGACCGGGATGTCTATCAAAGATGTCAAAGTCTTTTTTGATAAGTTGAAACTGACTAAAACCAAGGAGATGATTGCCCGCCAGATTCTCAAAGAGTTGCGGGAACGTCTTGGATTTCTGGTCAACGTCGGTTTGGACTATCTGACTCTGTCGCGGCCGGCGTCGACTTTATCGGGCGGCGAGGCGCAGCGAATCCGGCTGGCGACTCAGATCGGTTCGCGTCTGGTGGGAGTATTGTATATTCTCGATGAACCGTCGATCGGGCTTCATCAACGCGACAATCATCGCCTTTTGACAATGCTCAATGAACTGCGGGATTTGGGCAATACCGTTCTTGTCGTCGAGCATGATAGGGAAACCATCCTGTCAGCCGATTATGTTGTTGATCTGGGTCCGGGCGCCGGCAAGCAGGGCGGGCATGTTATCGCCGAAGGAAAACCGACGGCTATCAAGCGCAATTCCAAATCATTGACCGGACAATATCTATCGGGCAAAAAATCAATCCCTGTTCCCAAAGAACGGCGAAACGGTAACGGCAAACGGGTCAGACTTTTTAAGGCGGCCGGGAATAATCTGAAAAAAATATCGGTTGATATTCCTCTGGGACTTTTTATTTGCGTCACCGGCGTTTCCGGTTCGGGGAAATCGACGCTTATAAATGAGACGTTGTACCGGATAATGGCGCGGCAGTTCTATCGTTCGCGGCAGGCGCCGCTGGAATACGGTTCGATTCGGGGACTGCAAAATATCGATAAAGTTATCGATATCGACCAGTCGCCTATCGGACGCACGCCGCGATCAAATCCGGCGACATATACGGGAGTCTTTACGCCGATACGGGAATTGTATGCCAACCTGCCCGAATCAAAGGTGCGCGGGTATATGCCGGGGCGGTTTTCGTTCAACGTCAAAGGGGGGCGATGCGAGTCATGCCAGGGCGACGGCATTATCAAAATCGAGATGCATTTTTTGCCGGATGTATATGTACCCTGTCAGGAGTGTAAGGGCAAAAGGTATAACAAGGAAACGCTGGAGATTACTTATAAAGGCAAAAACATCTCCGATGTGCTGGCTATGACCGCCGATGAGGGGCTGGAGTTTTTCACCAATATTCCGCTGATACGGCGCAAGCTCCAGACGATTAAAAACGTCGGGTTGGGATATATTTGTCTGGGGCAGCAGGCGACGACGTTATCGGGAGGCGAAGCGCAGAGGGTCAAACTATCGACCGAGCTTTCCAAAATCGCGACCGGCAAAACGATGTATATTCTCGATGAGCCAACGACGGGACTTCATTTTGAGGACATTAAGATGCTTCTGGGGGTGCTGCAGGAATTGGTTGAGCGGGGTAATACCGTTTTGGTTATCGAGCATAATCTGGATGTGGTAAAAACGGCTGATTATATTATCGATCTCGGTCCCGAGGGTGGCGACGATGGCGGGATGGTGGTCGCGTCGGGAACGCCTGAGGAAGTCGCCAAGGTCAAGAAATCATACACCGGCCAGTTTTTGAAAAATGAATTGGGGGGATGA
- a CDS encoding transposase, whose amino-acid sequence MTNIRRYFSPGQVYFLTHVTYKRKPILIDNADLLKTAIYDVKTDTPFEIIAFAIMPDHFHIIIDPGKSNLSTIFKRIKLKFSTNYRKALTIKSGRIWQNRFWDHQIRNQDDLNAHIDYIHYNPVKHGLVNDPFVYKHSSLPEFYDQGLYGRDWGVKLDLIFEGEFGE is encoded by the coding sequence ATGACGAACATCCGCCGATATTTTTCTCCCGGTCAAGTATATTTCCTGACGCATGTCACCTATAAGCGAAAACCAATATTAATCGATAATGCGGATTTATTAAAAACTGCAATTTATGATGTAAAAACGGATACGCCCTTTGAAATAATCGCATTCGCTATCATGCCCGATCATTTTCATATAATTATCGATCCCGGCAAATCCAATTTATCCACAATATTTAAAAGGATAAAATTGAAATTTTCGACGAATTATAGGAAGGCACTAACTATAAAAAGTGGACGCATATGGCAAAATCGTTTTTGGGATCATCAAATAAGAAATCAGGATGATTTGAACGCTCACATTGATTATATCCATTACAATCCGGTTAAACATGGCTTGGTAAATGATCCATTTGTTTATAAACATTCGTCATTGCCGGAATTTTATGACCAAGGTTTATATGGCAGAGATTGGGGAGTCAAATTGGATTTAATATTTGAAGGTGAATTCGGTGAATAA
- a CDS encoding MBL fold metallo-hydrolase yields MNKKIIQFSLFVVLLFATLAFSQEEYDVKVTQLTDNLFLLIPQVYVAHPTIIASIGPDGVLLVDTGIKETAQVLKKKLDSLGNGNPNIIINTHAHIDHTGGNAFFGDSPTVIAHNILRKRLKSSSFISWEFPDATLPDILIYDSLTIFFNGEEISIIPFEGSHSDNDVIVFFKKSRIAFIGDIMYGFGFPSYDKLSGDVLKYPDVLEKVINYLPEDARIIPGHGHECNLEEFRGYHNILSKTIEAVSEAAFRGRTLEQMQEDKILNAWDSLGQGEIPTNKWIESIVYCLDENRPRKSLVEPLYLALKNNGIDGAVAKFHELKRTAEKEYAFTLAAFNIVTYYLLDRERYEDARKIQTLASEEYPDSWVVFYMLGEIYSAEGDKENARKYFKKSIEIDANNPYISELERMIKEL; encoded by the coding sequence ATGAACAAGAAAATTATCCAGTTTTCGCTTTTTGTTGTTCTGTTGTTTGCAACGTTAGCCTTTTCTCAGGAAGAATATGACGTTAAAGTCACTCAACTTACCGATAATCTGTTTTTGCTAATTCCGCAAGTTTATGTTGCTCACCCCACTATAATCGCATCAATAGGACCGGATGGCGTGCTACTCGTTGATACCGGAATCAAAGAAACCGCGCAGGTTTTAAAGAAAAAACTCGATAGCCTGGGGAATGGAAATCCGAATATTATCATAAATACGCATGCCCATATAGACCATACCGGAGGCAATGCCTTTTTTGGTGATTCTCCTACTGTGATTGCCCATAATATCCTCAGAAAAAGATTGAAAAGCTCCAGTTTTATCTCGTGGGAGTTTCCCGACGCAACCTTGCCCGATATTTTAATTTACGATTCATTAACAATATTTTTTAACGGCGAAGAAATATCGATTATTCCTTTTGAAGGGAGCCATAGTGACAATGATGTCATTGTATTTTTCAAAAAATCTCGAATTGCCTTTATTGGTGACATCATGTACGGATTTGGATTCCCGTCTTATGATAAGTTAAGCGGCGACGTTTTGAAATACCCGGATGTGCTCGAAAAAGTAATTAATTATTTGCCTGAAGACGCCAGGATAATACCCGGCCATGGACATGAATGTAATTTGGAAGAATTTAGGGGATATCATAATATATTAAGCAAAACCATTGAAGCGGTAAGCGAGGCCGCCTTCCGGGGTAGAACCCTGGAGCAAATGCAAGAAGATAAAATCCTGAATGCCTGGGATTCATTAGGACAGGGCGAAATACCCACCAATAAATGGATTGAGTCAATCGTCTATTGTCTGGATGAAAACCGACCGAGAAAATCGCTTGTTGAGCCGCTGTACTTGGCTCTGAAAAATAATGGCATCGATGGTGCCGTTGCAAAATTCCATGAGTTAAAGAGAACTGCAGAAAAGGAATATGCTTTCACTCTCGCGGCGTTTAATATCGTTACCTATTATTTATTGGATCGCGAAAGATATGAAGATGCCCGGAAAATACAGACCCTGGCCAGTGAGGAATACCCCGACTCCTGGGTTGTATTTTATATGCTCGGAGAAATTTATTCAGCAGAGGGCGATAAAGAAAATGCCCGGAAATATTTCAAAAAGTCAATAGAGATCGATGCGAACAATCCATACATTTCTGAACTTGAAAGAATGATTAAAGAATTGTGA
- a CDS encoding ABC transporter permease, which yields MGILFTLAVKDLRILFREKSSIFWVLGFPLMIALFFGTIFSGGDGEVSGMKIAVIDEDQSDYSKDYIDEISSLSALRVSQMSRDSAEAKVRQGKLSAVVTFKKGFGQSLGMFSDEPLMEIGIDPARRLTAGYLQGLLTRSHFTLLHKRYMNFDTWRGDLDSLSAGMETWDIDEETKSSAQKVVGSLKDFTYNIEEKTSGASDWADTAGSDEQFNLFPMKMTAITNDDIGPRSPFEITFPSSLLWALIGISAAFAVSIVKERTAGTFLRLRIAPISRGQILAGKGLAAFLASTIVCIVLLGIGNIAFGVRVSDPVILAIGVISAAFCFVGLSMLISVLGKTEESVGGAAWGVLMVAAMTGGGMIPVMFMPSWLLTVSHASPVKWGILAIEGGVWRNFSYTEMMLPVGMLVGIGAVSFIVGTTILAKRDA from the coding sequence ATGGGAATTCTGTTTACACTCGCGGTCAAAGATCTCAGGATTCTCTTCCGTGAGAAATCTTCGATCTTCTGGGTTCTTGGTTTTCCGCTAATGATTGCCCTGTTCTTTGGCACGATTTTTTCCGGAGGCGACGGAGAAGTCAGCGGGATGAAAATCGCCGTCATCGACGAAGACCAGAGCGATTATTCCAAAGACTACATAGACGAAATCAGCAGCTTGTCTGCTCTGCGGGTAAGCCAGATGAGTCGCGACAGCGCCGAAGCCAAAGTCCGGCAGGGTAAACTCTCGGCAGTGGTGACTTTCAAAAAAGGTTTCGGCCAATCGCTGGGGATGTTCTCCGATGAACCGCTTATGGAAATCGGTATCGATCCCGCGCGCAGGCTAACGGCGGGATACCTTCAAGGGCTTTTGACTCGTTCGCATTTCACGCTTCTCCATAAACGCTATATGAACTTTGATACCTGGCGCGGTGATCTCGATAGCCTCAGTGCCGGGATGGAAACCTGGGATATTGACGAAGAAACTAAAAGCTCCGCCCAAAAAGTCGTCGGCTCTCTAAAAGATTTCACTTACAACATCGAGGAGAAGACCTCGGGGGCATCCGATTGGGCCGATACCGCCGGAAGCGATGAGCAATTTAATCTGTTCCCAATGAAAATGACGGCCATTACCAACGATGACATCGGTCCGCGTTCGCCGTTTGAAATTACATTCCCTTCGTCGCTTTTATGGGCGTTGATAGGCATATCGGCCGCTTTCGCGGTCTCGATTGTCAAAGAAAGAACGGCGGGAACGTTTTTGCGCCTGCGAATCGCGCCGATTTCGCGCGGGCAGATCTTGGCCGGAAAAGGTCTGGCGGCTTTTCTGGCTAGTACTATAGTCTGTATCGTTCTCCTTGGGATAGGAAATATCGCTTTTGGAGTTAGAGTAAGCGATCCGGTTATACTTGCGATAGGCGTCATTTCGGCGGCGTTTTGCTTTGTGGGATTGTCGATGCTGATAAGCGTCCTGGGTAAAACCGAAGAGTCAGTCGGCGGCGCGGCGTGGGGAGTTTTAATGGTCGCGGCCATGACCGGCGGCGGCATGATTCCGGTAATGTTTATGCCTTCCTGGTTGCTAACGGTCAGCCACGCCAGCCCGGTCAAATGGGGTATTCTGGCCATCGAAGGCGGTGTCTGGCGCAATTTTTCATACACCGAGATGATGCTTCCGGTGGGAATGCTCGTCGGTATTGGAGCCGTTTCGTTTATTGTAGGCACAACGATTTTGGCCAAACGCGACGCCTGA